The region TGGCGACCTTCGATCCCCAAGCCTTCGATGTTTTGATTTTCCCAGGCGGCTTCGGTGCGGCCAAAAACCTGAGCCGCTTTGCCTTCGACGGCCCGGCCTGCACGGTGGATCCCTCGGTGGAACAGGCCATCAAACAGGCCCACGCCGCCGGCCTGCCGATCGGCGCTTTGTGCATTGCCCCGGCGGTGATCGCCCGGGTGCTGGGTAAGGGCACCTTGACCATCGGCACCGATGCCGACACCGCCAAGGCTCTGGAGCGCCTGGGGGCCACCCATCAGGGTACGGCGCCGACCGAGATCGTTATCGACCGCGCCAACAAGATCGTGACCACCCCGTGCTACATGCTGGCCACCCGCATTTCCCAGGTGGCCGAGGGGGCCGAGGCCACGGTGCGGGCCCTCCTGACCCTGCGCGAGACGCCTTAAGGCAAAGGCTGGGGAGGCGCGGCCTCCCCAGACCCCACGGTCTAGGCGTTCCCCGCCTCGGCCATGTAGCGCTGGCGATACAGCGCCGTGAAGTCGAGTGGCTGGATCATCAGGGGCGGGAAGCCGCCGTCGCGGGTGGCATCGGACAAGATGCCCCGGGCAAACGGGAACAGCAGCCGCGGCACCTCGATCAGCAGCATCGGGCGCAGGTGCTCCTCGGGCAGGGTGAGGGTAACAACCGCGCCGTACTTCAGTTCGGCCACGAAGGCGACCAGATCGGGAAAACGGCTTTCGACCTGGAAATGCAGCACCACCTCAAAGGCTTTTTCGCCCACCGAGGTGGCATTGACATCAATATTGATCGACACCTCGGGGGTCTTGTCGAGGCGGGTGAAGAT is a window of Pararhodospirillum photometricum DSM 122 DNA encoding:
- the elbB gene encoding isoprenoid biosynthesis glyoxalase ElbB; this translates as MTDKPRFAVVLSGCGVFDGAEIHESVLTLLAIDRVGAVAQCFAPDIPQAHVVDHRTGAVVEESRNVLTEAARIARGSIADLATFDPQAFDVLIFPGGFGAAKNLSRFAFDGPACTVDPSVEQAIKQAHAAGLPIGALCIAPAVIARVLGKGTLTIGTDADTAKALERLGATHQGTAPTEIVIDRANKIVTTPCYMLATRISQVAEGAEATVRALLTLRETP
- the secB gene encoding protein-export chaperone SecB — encoded protein: MSQDPQASGADTPPLIINGQYIKDLSFEVPNAPMIFTRLDKTPEVSINIDVNATSVGEKAFEVVLHFQVESRFPDLVAFVAELKYGAVVTLTLPEEHLRPMLLIEVPRLLFPFARGILSDATRDGGFPPLMIQPLDFTALYRQRYMAEAGNA